The Caldicellulosiruptor changbaiensis genome has a segment encoding these proteins:
- a CDS encoding ParB/RepB/Spo0J family partition protein, protein MFSLLIRQTNKLDMEKELYTIEMIPINKVLPNPFQPRTNFDEKLIEGLAESIKNYGLLQPIIVRKRGEVYYLIAGERRLRACKHLGFDKIKAIVINVTDIESAILALIENIQRQDLDFFEEAQGYKQLIEEFGLTQVEIAKRVGKTQSAIANKIRLLSLPPDVRWIIRENELSERHARALLKLESEEDMKYIIPKIIENGLTVAQTERLISEYLNNKKVTKNGKAIKVSMNDCRVIYNTIKKALKIFQKTDINYDIKENKTEAYYEIIVRINKKSPQTSS, encoded by the coding sequence TTGTTTTCACTTTTAATTAGGCAAACAAACAAGTTGGATATGGAAAAAGAGCTTTATACTATTGAGATGATACCTATAAATAAGGTTTTGCCAAATCCTTTTCAGCCGAGAACTAATTTTGATGAAAAGCTTATCGAAGGGCTTGCTGAGTCAATAAAAAATTATGGGCTTTTGCAGCCAATAATTGTAAGAAAACGTGGTGAGGTTTATTACTTAATTGCAGGTGAGAGAAGACTTAGAGCTTGCAAACATCTTGGTTTTGATAAGATTAAAGCAATTGTCATAAATGTCACAGACATTGAAAGTGCAATATTGGCACTTATAGAGAACATCCAGCGTCAGGACCTTGATTTTTTTGAAGAGGCGCAAGGTTACAAACAGCTTATAGAAGAGTTTGGCCTAACTCAGGTTGAGATAGCAAAACGAGTTGGCAAGACACAAAGTGCTATTGCGAACAAGATAAGGCTTTTGTCACTTCCTCCTGATGTTCGTTGGATAATTCGTGAAAATGAACTGTCTGAGCGGCATGCACGAGCTCTTTTGAAGCTTGAATCAGAGGAAGATATGAAATACATAATTCCAAAGATAATTGAAAATGGACTCACAGTTGCTCAGACCGAAAGACTAATTTCAGAGTACCTTAACAATAAGAAAGTAACAAAAAATGGAAAAGCAATTAAGGTTTCAATGAATGATTGTAGGGTTATTTACAATACCATAAAAAAGGCCTTGAAAATTTTCCAAAAGACTGATATAAATTATGATATAAAAGAAAATAAAACTGAAGCATACTACGAAATAATCGTTAGAATAAATAAAAAATCCCCGCAGACCTCCTCGTAA
- the rsmG gene encoding 16S rRNA (guanine(527)-N(7))-methyltransferase RsmG translates to MELLDRVLEFYSVKNSPVVKELLLRFMKLVLEKNKLFNLTAIENENEFVIKHIADSLSLIKFLQNGDGKLVRAIDIGSGFGVPGIPVKIAKPSMSLVLNDSNKKKCNFMSEAKDHLGLSGIEVVCQRAEELGKKVEFRESFDFAFARAVDKLNVLCEYAIPLLKIGGAFLAQKGFECEDELESAKNAIAMLGGEIEKIEKFTLPESDEKRSIIVIRKLRQTPIEFPRKTKQIIKKPLS, encoded by the coding sequence ATGGAGCTTTTAGATAGAGTTTTAGAGTTTTATAGTGTAAAAAATAGTCCTGTTGTAAAAGAACTTCTTTTGAGATTTATGAAATTAGTTCTTGAGAAAAATAAGTTATTTAATCTCACAGCAATTGAGAATGAAAATGAGTTTGTGATAAAACACATTGCAGATTCACTTTCTTTGATAAAATTTCTTCAAAACGGCGATGGCAAATTAGTGCGCGCAATTGACATTGGTTCTGGCTTTGGAGTTCCTGGTATTCCTGTGAAGATTGCAAAACCAAGCATGAGCTTGGTTTTGAATGATTCTAACAAGAAAAAGTGCAATTTTATGAGTGAAGCAAAAGACCATTTGGGTTTGTCTGGAATTGAAGTTGTCTGCCAAAGAGCAGAAGAACTTGGGAAAAAGGTTGAGTTTAGAGAGAGTTTTGACTTTGCGTTTGCAAGAGCTGTTGACAAACTAAATGTGCTTTGCGAATACGCGATACCTCTTTTGAAGATTGGTGGAGCTTTTTTGGCCCAGAAAGGTTTTGAATGTGAGGATGAGCTTGAGAGCGCCAAAAATGCAATTGCAATGCTTGGTGGTGAGATAGAAAAGATTGAAAAATTCACATTGCCAGAATCAGATGAGAAGAGAAGTATAATTGTCATAAGAAAATTGCGACAAACTCCGATTGAGTTTCCCAGAAAAACAAAGCAAATAATAAAAAAGCCCCTTAGTTGA